The genomic DNA CCGGATGATCTGTCCCCGCTTCAGGACCTCCTCCAATACCGGTCCTGTGTAGTTAGTGTCCACCACCTCTCCGTCCTCGCAGCGCACCCCGAATTGGTTGCGGGAACGCATGGCTACAGGCATTCGACCGACCAGCTCATGCACCGCCAAAGCCAAGCATTTCAGGTCCTCCGCCTCGGTGTCGGCCGACAAGAGCGAAGTGCCTTCGGTCCAGCAGCGGCGGGAGGTGTTTCCCATGGACAGCGCCGCGCTCACGGCCCCTTTCTCCGCTGCCTCGTAGGAGAAGGCTGAGCCGATGATGACCAAGTCCCCGTCCTCCACCTCGAACAGCCGTCTCAGAGGCGAGAGCATTTCCT from Methanomassiliicoccales archaeon includes the following:
- a CDS encoding DUF2111 domain-containing protein yields the protein EMLSPLRRLFEVEDGDLVIIGSAFSYEAAEKGAVSAALSMGNTSRRCWTEGTSLLSADTEAEDLKCLALAVHELVGRMPVAMRSRNQFGVRCEDGEVVDTNYTGPVLEEVLKRGQIIRKVATSGQYRGTPVVVVPIMKRKEAIAAIGVFDITRGSVSELMARSRKER